In Aureibacter tunicatorum, a genomic segment contains:
- a CDS encoding helix-turn-helix transcriptional regulator, giving the protein MSTHSQCLRIFKMIGDLSHSHGITVEEACDKYGISRQVFIKDKNLIDELIYPGFISKEPVVGEKYFRYCIKKDGEIMKDTFLTQEEERQLMALISKEDPNDFSEIRKKLFMFSHNEVMKLANTLTHRVEIAYAIKHQKIINLIKYEAPFLNNIQDYKVEPIDLFDNNKRLYALDIEDNICKTFKIDRISSLTVTKDSVSHFDFYQPKFHDAFGWSCAESETLHVAFDMSRLAGNMLIENYPDTKAQRISVDNDQFPYRFKAEVARYQGVGRFVLSLPGHIDNIQDQDFLNYLQESKKKYLF; this is encoded by the coding sequence ATGTCTACACACTCTCAATGCTTGAGAATTTTTAAGATGATAGGCGATTTATCTCATTCGCATGGTATTACCGTTGAGGAAGCTTGCGATAAATATGGTATTTCACGTCAGGTATTTATTAAAGACAAGAACCTGATTGATGAATTAATATATCCCGGCTTTATTTCAAAAGAACCTGTTGTTGGAGAAAAATACTTTCGCTATTGCATCAAAAAAGATGGTGAAATAATGAAGGATACTTTTTTGACTCAAGAAGAAGAAAGGCAATTAATGGCTCTGATCAGTAAAGAAGATCCCAACGATTTTAGTGAGATTAGAAAAAAGCTATTTATGTTCAGCCATAACGAAGTGATGAAATTAGCTAATACCCTCACACACAGAGTAGAAATTGCATATGCTATTAAGCATCAAAAAATTATCAACCTGATCAAATACGAAGCCCCTTTTTTAAATAATATCCAAGATTATAAAGTCGAACCTATTGATCTTTTTGATAATAACAAAAGACTTTATGCCCTTGATATCGAAGACAATATTTGTAAAACATTCAAAATCGATAGAATCTCATCCTTGACTGTTACTAAGGACTCCGTTTCTCATTTTGATTTTTATCAACCCAAATTTCACGATGCTTTTGGTTGGTCCTGTGCAGAATCAGAGACTTTGCATGTTGCATTTGATATGTCTCGCCTTGCAGGTAATATGCTAATTGAGAATTATCCTGATACCAAAGCCCAAAGAATTTCTGTGGACAATGATCAATTCCCTTATCGGTTCAAAGCTGAAGTAGCCAGATATCAAGGTGTTGGAAGATTTGTATTAAGTCTTCCCGGTCATATTGATAATATCCAAGATCAAGATTTTTTGAATTATTTGCAGGAAAGCAAAAAAAAATATCTTTTTTAA
- a CDS encoding CRISPR-associated endoribonuclease Cas6: MVEYNILFKQIEGSDKLSYTFATVMGSALNKKIGEVSPEAGEFLHNRGYQGEHRNFKLLTHRLRPREYETTSNAMVLKGDKLIGWSIRFFDRNLAKVFEKSLLMNPVWELGDDFGHRQWEVVKSDLSRKPLFKPVMKYSLITPAPITKRNEKTGKSTYLVYKNQPEQVLEQIKKNIRNKAVALYNFGMAGDGFEEGLEDLDIRILGNARASGLVFKKSQPKPVPGNLFDFELIAPVEVQKLIYYGGFMGKTAMGCGYLKVI, from the coding sequence ATGGTAGAATATAATATCTTATTCAAACAGATTGAAGGCAGTGATAAGCTAAGTTATACCTTTGCTACTGTCATGGGATCTGCTCTCAATAAGAAAATTGGAGAGGTCAGTCCCGAAGCAGGTGAATTTTTACATAATCGCGGTTATCAAGGAGAACATCGCAATTTTAAGCTCCTTACACATAGGCTTCGTCCCAGAGAATATGAGACGACTTCTAATGCCATGGTATTAAAGGGAGATAAATTAATTGGTTGGAGCATACGTTTTTTTGATCGTAATCTGGCTAAGGTATTTGAAAAATCTCTTCTTATGAACCCTGTATGGGAATTGGGTGATGATTTTGGTCATCGCCAATGGGAAGTCGTTAAAAGTGATCTTTCTCGAAAGCCTTTATTTAAGCCTGTAATGAAATACAGCTTGATAACTCCTGCACCTATTACCAAACGCAATGAAAAAACAGGTAAATCAACATATCTGGTTTACAAAAATCAGCCGGAGCAGGTATTGGAGCAAATCAAAAAAAATATCCGCAACAAAGCTGTTGCCCTTTACAATTTTGGTATGGCAGGAGATGGCTTTGAAGAAGGACTTGAGGATTTGGATATTCGTATCTTAGGCAATGCCAGAGCCAGTGGTTTAGTTTTCAAAAAATCTCAACCCAAGCCCGTTCCCGGCAATCTGTTTGACTTCGAGCTTATCGCTCCTGTAGAAGTCCAAAAACTCATTTATTACGGAGGATTCATGGGCAAAACAGCCATGGGATGTGGATATCTTAAAGTGATATAA